The DNA segment TAGATCATATGTGTCCCATAGAGCCTAATCACCTCTGTGCCATCTGCTGTTTATAGGAAATGGTATTAATGTTAACAAAGGAGATGTAATGTTGATAACAAATTGTTACAAAGGTCCTGGTtggataacctctgaactgacaACTCCTAAGGGACGTTTATAAAACCCTGTGTGGCTGGAAAGTTCTGGGTTCTTTCTGAGATTGATTCCTGAGAAGCAGATATGTCTGAGACTACATGGCCTGCAGATACCAGGCCTGTAGGACTCTACCTACAAAAGCCTGAagcatccatccatctctccagcCTGAAGCCACCTCAATACCAAGCTGTGAGCATCCTTAGCCGAACGCTATCCAACCAGAGACCTGGACCAGTAGAAATGTTCTGAAAAAGAAACTGTGAGTTTATGGTTGACATCCCTTGTGCCTGTGTGGTCCCTCCCCAAAGCTGCATAAAAACAAGGACCTTCTATCTACCTTCAAACTAGGGATCCTCACACACCcatcgggagtgccccagggagaactactagCCATTCTCAGCACCTCCTTCTCTTTTCTTCTCCTTCTATTTACCTGCTTTATACCTGCTCGGCGTGGACGAGCTCTGTTCTTCGGGTACCCAGGGACTGTGACACCGCCGAGCGCTAGGCCGTGCTCAGCCAGCCACTTAGGTACCAAAGGGAATCCAGCTGTCCCCAAACGTCCTGCAGACAATCCCCAGACAATGTGTTGTAGACTCTCTGAACCCTCTCCAACTGTCACTGACCCAAAGAAGAAAGGTCCTGAACCAAGGAGCCCCAAATCTTTTATCACCACAGGCCCCTAATCCCTAcaacagcggtggcgaacctatggcacgggtgccagaggtggcactcagagccctttctgtgggcacccaggccatcgccccagcaaaGCGGACAGGACCCAaagagaggacacaggactgcttcctgcagtctcaagcaacttaaaagatgctgctttcagtcatatattaaagtgattcaTACTTCACTATttgagactgtaggaagagggagaaggagtagacagggctgaattatctttggaggacctcctgctggccccaaaattctctgtgtacagagggacactggaaagaagctaaaatgatgcaaattttctatCTTGTCcataggaggccaatatgatcgaatatTGTTGAAGAAAAGGGAGCGATAagtcactgctttaatttttggttggcacctcacaataaataaggggggggggtgtttgggttgcagtttgggcactaggccgctaaaaggtttgccatcactggcccaGAAGGTTCCAAACTAACCGACAATgttcaccaaaaaataaaaggtACTTCTGTGTGCACACTGTCCCAAAGCAATGCCATTTGCACCACTATTGGATCATCTGCGCaaagtgcacattagtgaggcaaactgctcaAAGGCAATTTgtaccagttttcatatatttgagccAATTTATCATATAAACTTTAGCCTCATGGTGTCAGTAGACCCTTCTTTAGTAAACCTTCTGCTACAACTTCTCTTAACAGTCTACGTTACACCATGAAGAATAAGGGACAAGGTAATTGGTTTGGCCTACCTACCTGTAGCTGTGGAGACCTCCTTGACATCAGTTGTATTGCCCTTCTGGGTTACAATACCTAGATGACCACGATTCTCTGACTAGGATGAATGGTACAGCTGGACAAGGGGAGGTCTACCTGTGTTTTGTCACAACAGGAAGCATGAGTCTCGGCATGAGGCCTAGCTTGGAGATGAAGATCTGCCCTTAGCACAAGATGAAATGAACTCCTGTGAGAAATGGCTACTAACACTAGGTCAAAGGAGGGGGATCTAGAGGCTTCAGGACGAAGCCTGTCAAAGGAAAGGTCATACCCTGTGACCTGTGTATGCTGTCGGCCACCCAACAAATATGATGATCACACCCCAGCTTTTTACATTTCAGCCTGTGATCTTTGGAGAAGGCTTTAGTGCAGCTGTCTAAAGGATAGGGGAGGTTACACGGACACGCTGATTTAAGATAGTCTGCTACTAAATACAGGGCCccatctgccatgaggtgggatAAAGTTtccacctcaggcggcagatcaAGGACCCCTGAGGGCGGCAGCAAATCGCTGGTAACTATCTATGGCATTGGGGGAGGGACTGCCTATGTATACTATCTTTAGGGAttcaggctgtatatactatgggggtcCTGGCATTGTATACTATGAGGGGTGATCCTGCCTATCTATGGGgtcctggctgtatatactatgggtgggtcctgcctgtatatcccaccTATGGGGATCCTAGCTTTATATACTATGGGTGGAGAGTCCTGCCTTTATATCCCACCTATGGGTTTCTTGCCTAGGTGTACACTATCTATGTGGGTcctggctgtatatattatagggggagTCAtgcctgtatataccatctatgggggtcctgcctgtatacagtattctgtatatggtggggTTCTGCCTTTATATACTCTCTAAGAGGGGGGGCCTAATTATTTATGCAGGTGATGTACATGCTTTAATTTATTtgggttaatatatatatatatatataggatgtttTGTTTGTGTTGTCAGTTGTGTTTTTAGGGGTATAAGATAAGGataagagtaatagtactgtgcccatatatacatgataggagtagttgtattttgctgtgcccgtatatacaggataggagtagtagtagtagttagttTCACCCACCAGCTAAAGTACACCTAAGAATTACAGATAGAGCCCGCAGGGGGGAAACGGCATCACACATCATATCTTATTAAAAGATATTATTATgatatattaaattatattatattaaaattatatattgtatttaaaattgtatttatttaattgtatttatatattgtatttaaAATACCAACAACTCAAATAATATCTGATTTATTAGAAAAAATAGAATTTTGCTTTACACAACATTTAGAAATAAAATAACCCTCTTTTTTTAACCAACAAGACAAAATACGACAGAAGTCACAATATAAATATGCAAAAAGAATCAACTGGAATGAGCCAACTTCTCAGTCTTGGGGGCTTCCCAGATCTCTAGTGAGATGTCACCTACAGTAGTCGTCAATACAGATTGCTCCAAATTCCAAGAATTCCCAAAAGTGCAGATATCAACCAAAAATGACAGAGCAACCTCCCCCACAGTGATGACTCCACCTGTAGATGACAACCAACACTCCCATCATTGCAGCTCCCATAAGGTTGTCACTCATCTCCTCATGCTCCTCCATGTAGGATCATAGTGGCAACTCTGGTTGGAGTAGCAAGAGCAGCCATGTTGGTTGTCATCCTGCTGAAGAGGAAACCTCCAAACATTGAGATTTCTTATTTAAGGTAAAAATTCCCTTTGCCACAAAACGTATGACTCAAAATACACAGTTAAATAATATTTCATGACTTAAAGTGGATCTCTCCTACAAATTTGTGAATAcaatgacaactgggtgttaccagttggagGTGTGTCCTTGCACAGTGTGACCTTGTCCAATCAGTGCTGACAGTGACACTGTATATAGACACACCCCATTGACAAAGGTTATCCAGTTGTCAGTTTATTCACTTATTTAGAAGTGTAATAATTAAGGAACAATAGATCTCAAAAAAAGATATTCCAGAACTGGTGGGGGATCCTCTTTAAACCTCCGTTACACAATACAAATGTATTCTACTTTAAAGTCATATAACAGCTCGGACATACTCAATACtcagtaaaaatatataataatttacaATATGTACAGAAAAACAAATACACAAGGATCgtataaaatattgtaaaaaaaatgtgatgttTAGACAGAAAATGTATTAAGTTCATAAGACACTCAATATCATAAAAAGGGATCTCCATTAGGAACATTTATGCTTCTCGCTATACGATTGGCGCAGAATTTGGCCGTGTTCCCCCCCCCTTTTCCACTTCCTGTCTTCTACTTCCTGTTGGGGGAGGGGCCTGAAACAAGTCTGTGCAGCAttgggggcagtgtactgtacagcagatacaACTTCCTTTACCTTTAAAGGATATGAAAGTCACATGGTTTTTAGGTGCCACGTCCTGCAGAGGGGGACTGCGATGAAAGCAGTCGGTAATAGGGATTATATTACGGGTTCGTTTACAGCAGTGGGGTTAGGCCTTAACGTCTCGTAATAAGTGACCTAATATCTTGTCAATCTGGGGAACTTGGCATTGTCGGTCTGAAGGAGGCTGGTGTCGCGGGGACAGTTATTGTGGCAGACGCAGGTGTTGATGAACATCACTGGTTTCTTCATAGTTCTGCCTTTGGGACAGCGGAACTCCACCTGGGCGGTCCGGGTACTGTGGGGGGTGCAGCATCGGCCGTCCGTGCACTCACCGCAGAACTTGGGTTTGTAGCTGTGTACACTGACGCAGTTATTATATTCGAAATGGACGGCTTTCTCGGACTTCTTCACTCTTACGCATCTTTTCCCTTTCTGGAAGAGAAGGAAGTAATAAGAATTTTAGTAAAATCCTCATTGCATTGGAGAGGACACAAAAAAAGTATATTTCCCATGAGGCTGATTTAGCACATTCAGTCCCTGATATATGAACCATATGACTGACATATTTCCCAGACTAAACCCTGTTATGGACCCAGACTCCTAGCATAATTCTAGGAGTCCTCCCACCCCCCCTCAAGACCACTGTTCTGGTGGTAGTAGTATAGATAATTACTGCGCATTGTTTACTCTGGGAAATATGGCCGACATACTATCTGTATTCACGGAAAGAACATGACAATGTTAAACAGGAATAATGGAGAACAGAAGAACAGAAGATGATTTAACCTCTACCCAACCTCTACTGAATATAGGATATATACCTTTTCTATCAGCCCCTCAGTGTCTTCATCACATGGTCGCACCATGCACAGGCGGATCTGTTTTTGCATCTCACAGCGGCGGTTGCGATTTGTCACCCTGTATGAGTGTCCCAGGCCGCACGTCTTAGAGCAAGCGCTCCATTCTGTCGTCTGCTCGATACAGTTGGTGCCCATATCTACTCCCAACGTGGCCTCAGGTCTGTAAGCTGTAAAATACAAGAACATGTATTCTTAGAACTGTATTCTATGTCatgtaatagtgagtgcagctctggagtataatacaggatgtaactcaggatcagtacaggataagtaatgtcatgtatgtacacagtgattgcaccagcagcagaatagtgagtgcagctctggagtataatacaggatgtaactcaggatcagtacaggataagtaatgtcatgtatgtacacagtgactgcaccaacagaatagtgagtgcagctctggagtataatacaggatgtaactcaggatcagtacaggataagtaatgccatgtatgtacacagtgactgcaccaccagcagcagaatagtgagtgcagctctggattataatacaggatgtaactcaggatcagtacaggataagtaatgtcatgtatgtacacagtgactgccccagcagcagatagtgagtgcagctctggagtataatacaggatgtaactcaggatcagtacaggataagtaatgtaatgtatgtacacagtgactgcaccagcagcagaatagtgagtgcagctctggagtataatacaggatgtaactcaggatcagtacaggataagtaatgtcatgtatgtacacagtgactgcaccaccagcagcagaatagtgagtgcagctctaagTATCAAATAGgctgcaactcaggatcagtactgtaATTTAGTTTTCTGTTTTTTAAGTTTGCATACAAATTAAAATGACAGAGATCTTACCAGCCATAGCGAAGCCTCCAAATGCAACCTCTTCTTTGGAATCACACACCCACTTCTCGCAGCATTCCCCAGGGACAGTGACTTTTCTGGGAAAGGGACAATCAGGTCCTGGAAGTTGCAGATCCAGGTTACATCTGGGGACACATCCAATCTGCCCATCCTGACACGTACAGTGGTATTTACAGCTTGGTTGGAAGGTTTCACCGTCGTTATACAGGGCACCGTTGAAGACACATTTCCCTCCTTCCAGCACTAATGGgagaaaacatattaaaaaaacaatgATTTAATATAAGGAGTAAAATAGCAGAATGTCCATCCtaatgacacaattttttttagaaaatgcaAAACACTACAGCAAAAGCTGATGCTACTGGTAATATGACTTGTACTCTAGTCACATAAAGAGCTGCATTCAAAGTTCCgctggctgcagctctggatgtgaattcTAATTACATGAAAACAGTGTATTTAGGGGCAGCAGCTCTGAGGCTGCCCTTGTACTTACCCATGCATATGCCCACATCACCCTGTGGCTCTGCGCTGAAGTCACAGTACAAGCCCAGGTCCTCTTGACATGGCATTACTTCAGAGCAGCGCTCTCCTTGCTGCCTGGCACACACAGGGCAGCAGGCACAGCCATCCAGCACGATGGGCACATCGGGGGCACAGTTTGGGGGTTCGTCTGGGCACGGTCCACACTGCGCAGGGCATTTCTGTGAGATGGCCTGCAGGATGAACATAGAGAAATTATATTTAATGCTCATAGgtcacatatttataacatagaaGGTTCATTAACTGAGGGAGTACATGTCCCAAAAAGTATATTTTTACAGAAATAAATGGCTTTTCTTAAAAAAGGGTTAAGTAGGACATCGGTCCACCATGTACAGAGCCACCCCATTTTTTGACAATGAGGCCAATGAAAGTGTCAAGCTCTACTTCCATTGGTCCCATAGGCACTGAATGACATGACACATGTCTAAACCCCCCTGCTCCATTCTTAGGGATCAGTGGGGCTCCCTGTAATGGGACCCCCAGTATATGGGTTGTTACTATACAAATCACATGAGTTAGGCCTCATGCGTACAAAATCTGTGGTGTTTCTAGGCCACAAGCACCGGGCCAGTGGTCCCTTGCGGGTCATCGGTGTGTGAGGTGGAATACATGGCCGtgggcatgagcccatagaagtagaTGGGGACGTGTGCTAGCCGCTGAAAAAATGCATAGAACACGTCCGCATTATACGTTTGTGAGGCCTTTTGTAAGTCCAAAATTTAGTTATCCCCCTCTGGAAGCCTCAAGTTTAGACTTGTAACCCATTACCCatagcacattattattattgtaccaaTGACCCTTTATTATACAGTATTTTACAATTTTCTACTACTAAATGTTAGGCCTCATTCATCAAAACTACTGTTCCCCgttagcaaccaatcaaagcccAGCTCTCAGTTCATTAtctgctgtggaaaaatgaaagctgtgctgtgattggtcgcTATGGGCAACTCTGAGGCAAATGTTGATAAGTGAGAATTCTTTGAAGGAGATCTGTGAAAATGTAGAATGGTAAAATGAAAATGGCCTTTGTTgttgcccatggcatccaatcacAGTTCAGTTTTCATTTTGTATTCTGCTcatgaaaaatgaaagctgtgcagtTATTGGTTACTCTGGTCAGCAAAGACAGTTTGCTAGGGCCGTGTTATAAGTCTGCCCCTTTGTTTTTCAACATCTTTGTTTGCTGTCAGTGGATGGAAAAAT comes from the Engystomops pustulosus chromosome 5, aEngPut4.maternal, whole genome shotgun sequence genome and includes:
- the CCN3 gene encoding CCN family member 3, which translates into the protein MMMMCGRSLLPALCTFLLFHTAISQKCPAQCGPCPDEPPNCAPDVPIVLDGCACCPVCARQQGERCSEVMPCQEDLGLYCDFSAEPQGDVGICMVLEGGKCVFNGALYNDGETFQPSCKYHCTCQDGQIGCVPRCNLDLQLPGPDCPFPRKVTVPGECCEKWVCDSKEEVAFGGFAMAAYRPEATLGVDMGTNCIEQTTEWSACSKTCGLGHSYRVTNRNRRCEMQKQIRLCMVRPCDEDTEGLIEKKGKRCVRVKKSEKAVHFEYNNCVSVHSYKPKFCGECTDGRCCTPHSTRTAQVEFRCPKGRTMKKPVMFINTCVCHNNCPRDTSLLQTDNAKFPRLTRY